A window of the Linepithema humile isolate Giens D197 chromosome 4, Lhum_UNIL_v1.0, whole genome shotgun sequence genome harbors these coding sequences:
- the LOC105673884 gene encoding uncharacterized protein, translated as MCVIMSDDNIFIELTTRDLLKTWNLEQYASAFESNCIETAEFESLLEPEWKETLESLIPLSGHRMRFVKNLKTFIKDNTNEMEIDENNFTKIREKDKSKKTVIPLSLQLNISNESEDIQEIEEIPKNNNQEKNLEESIHQEASKNIFKKRKRESDECNVTRGEQLRFLLNKSATGRCFLQLAKQGSYLKDKDRNKLTDIIIENQLSKCDKISPTEFTELVGAIQYLFPQEDSELYYIPYKYINGNKLLVKGKLITKYYSIRKEFKALGIIASKSKDQSDS; from the exons ATGTGTGTAATAATGTCAGATGATAACATTTTCATCGAATTGACGACtagagatttattaaaaacatggaATCTCGAGCAATATGCATCGGCGTTTGAAa gTAATTGTATAGAAACCGCAGAATTTGAAAGTCTATTAGAACCTGAGTGGAAGGAAACTTTAGAATCTTTGATCCCACTTTCTGGCCACAGAATGAGATtcgtgaaaaatttgaaaacttttatcaaAGACAACACAAATGAAATGGAG attgatgaaaataattttacaaagataCGTgagaaagataaaagtaaaaagactGTTATTCCTCTTTCACTTCAACTA aatatttcaaacgaATCAGAAGATATTcaagaaattgaagaaattccAAAAAACAACAATCAAGAGAAAAACTTGGAGGAATCTATTCATCAAGAagcttcaaaaaatattttcaaaaaaagaaagagagagagtgacgAATGCAATGTCACACGAGGTGAA CAACTTCGTTTCCTTCTAAACAAGTCAGCTACAGGTAGATGTTTCTTACAACTAGCGAAGCAAGGCTCTTATTTGAAggataaagatagaaataagttaacagatattattattgagaATCAATTGAGCAAATGTGACAA AATTTCACCTACAGAGTTCACTGAACTGGTTGGtgctattcaatatttatttccccAAGAAGATAGc gaGCTTTATTACAttccatataaatatataaatggaaataaacTGTTGGTAAAAGGAAAATTAATCACAAAATACTATTCTATacgaaaagaatttaaagcTCTTGGTATTATTGCATCTAAAAGTAAGGATCAATCAGATTCTTAA
- the LOC136999289 gene encoding uncharacterized protein — MSQSEKAGDMPGADAAQIGRVSVRVPPFWPEEPELWFAQLESQFLLSAVTSDSTKYAYAISQIETKYIKEIKDVITNPPTCGKYEAVKRALIQRLSDSQEHRIRQLLEREELGDRKPSQFLRHLRTLAGNTVPDQLLRTLWLGRLPAQMQIILATRADDLLEDVAEQADRVYEVTCRTVAVLDKPKETKSKPTGSLEDQIQALVKQVAALNT; from the coding sequence ATGAGCCAATCAGAGAAGGCCGGCGATATGCCAGGCGCCGACGCAGCACAAATCGGCAGAGTATCGGTGCGAGTACCACCTTTTTGGCCGGAGGAACCAGAATTATGGTTCGCCCAATTAGAGAGCCAGTTCCTGCTGAGCGCCGTCACGTCGGATTCAACGAAATACGCATACGCAATCTCGCAAATCGAAACCAAATACATCAAGGAAATCAAAGACGTGATAACGAATCCTCCGACATGCGGGAAATACGAAGCCGTAAAAAGGGCACTCATCCAAAGACTGAGCGACTCACAGGAACACCGCATCCGCCAATTATTAGAGCGAGAGGAACTAGGCGACCGAAAGCCATCGCAGTTCCTGCGCCATCTAAGGACGCTCGCGGGCAATACCGTGCCTGATCAACTCCTGCGCACGCTATGGCTGGGGCGTTTACCGGCCCAAATGCAGATTATACTAGCGACGCGAGCTGACGATCTTCTCGAGGACGTGGCGGAACAGGCCGACCGTGTCTACGAAGTCACATGCCGAACAGTCGCAGTTTTGGACAAGCCGAAGGAGACGAAATCAAAACCTACCGGCTCACTCGAGGACCAGATACAGGCATTGGTCAAGCAAGTCGCCGCACTCAACACGTGA